Proteins from one Triticum aestivum cultivar Chinese Spring chromosome 7A, IWGSC CS RefSeq v2.1, whole genome shotgun sequence genomic window:
- the LOC123148753 gene encoding peroxidase 16: MAMRSRGLQLRSRRESLLLVVVVVVGVLLLLATAAPRVAAAGLSRNYYAKTCPNVEALVRGAVTQKLQETFNAAPGTLRLFFHDCFVRGCDASVLISGPGDEHSAGADTTLSPDALDLITRAKAAVDADAGCSNKVSCADILALATRDVVQQAGGPSYPVELGRLDGKVGTRAVVKHSLPGAGFSLDQLNKLFAANGLTQTDMIALSGGHTIGVTHCDKFVRRLYTFKGARPQYSPPMNLAFLRQMRGTCPLNYSPATVAMLDAVTPNRFDNGYYQTLQQQKGLLSSDQVLFADRRSRATVNHFASNQTAFFDAFVAAMAKLGRIGVKTAGSDAEIRRVCTKVN, from the exons ATGGCAATGAGGTCGAGGGGGCTGCAGCTGCGGTCGCGGCGGGAGAGcttgctcctcgtcgtcgtcgtcgtcgtcggcgtgctgctgctgctggcgaCGGCGGCGCCGCGCGTCGCGGCGGCGGGGCTGAGCCGGAACTACTACGCCAAGACGTGCCCCAACGTGGAGGCGCTGGTCCGCGGCGCCGTGACCCAGAAGCTGCAGGAGACCTTCAACGCCGCGCCCGGCACcctccgcctcttcttccacgactgcttcgtcagG GGGTGCGACGCCTCGGTGCTCATCTCCGGGCCAGGCGACGAGCACAGCGCGGGCGCGGACACGACGCTGTCGCCGGACGCGCTGGACCTCATCACGCGCGCCAAGGCCGCCGTGGACGCCGACGCCGGCTGCTCCAACAAGgtctcctgcgccgacatcctCGCGCTCGCCACCCGCGACGTCGTCCAGCAG GCGGGAGGGCCGTCGTACCCGGTGGAGCTGGGGCGGCTGGACGGCAAGGTGGGCACGCGCGCCGTCGTGAAGCACAGCCTCCCCGGCGCCGGCTTCTCCCTGGACCAGCTCAACAAGCTCTTCGCCGCCAACGGCCTCACCCAGACCGACATGATCGCCCTCTCAG GGGGGCACACGATCGGGGTGACGCACTGCGACAAGTTCGTGCGGCGGCTGTACACCTTCAAGGGGGCGCGGCCGCAGTACAGCCCGCCGATGAACCTGGCGTTCCTGCGGCAGATGCGGGGGACGTGCCCGCTCAACTACAGCCCGGCCACGGTGGCCATGCTGGACGCCGTCACGCCCAACAGGTTCGACAACGGCTACTACCAGACGCTGCAGCAGCAGAAGGGCCTGCTGTCGTCGGACCAGGTGCTCTTCGCCGACCGCCGCTCCCGGGCCACCGTCAACCACTTCGCGTCCAACCAGACCGCCTTCTTCGACGCCTTCGTCGCCGCTATGGCCAAGCTCGGCCGCATCGGGGTCAAGACCGCCGGCTCCGACGCCGAGATCCGCCGGGTCTGCACCAAGGTCAACTAA